Proteins encoded by one window of Collimonas fungivorans:
- a CDS encoding M81 family metallopeptidase: MLLKIVIARMNHETNTFSPIATPLTAFAPQWDAAAYNSQKDARTAMGGFLDIAAALGATVVTPLAAMANPSATVAAAAYDAMCGAILEAVANGCDAIMLDLHGAMVAENAADGEGELLERIRKIAPYTPICVALDLHGNVTRKMVANADIIVSFKTYPHIDMYETGAHAGRLLADMLQGKCRPLLGWCQLPLLSATLTSNTSLRAMQRAVQAAQAAETEAGVLAVSVLAGFPLSDFRDAGMSVVVVTDNDAALANRVADRIARSIWNERTDFVYDSRPLRQSLAHARELAAAAGPGPVLLLDHSDNVMSGGTCNTMDVLEAALAEGMTDIGVGPISDPQAVAELIAVGIGGQATIALGNNVSLLSQGIEKTPLRLSGTVLAISDGHFHVTGPIYTGSSMQMGKSVLFDIGAAQIVVAEERVEPYDLGVFTSLGLDPARKTYLILKSRMYCRPVFVPISKGLEECDSDTGGPTSSNFNLFPIRNVRRPIYPLDQDTRW, encoded by the coding sequence ATGCTTTTGAAAATTGTGATCGCACGCATGAATCACGAAACCAATACCTTTTCGCCCATTGCAACGCCGCTGACCGCTTTTGCGCCGCAATGGGACGCCGCTGCCTACAACAGCCAGAAGGACGCACGCACCGCGATGGGCGGTTTCTTGGATATAGCCGCCGCGCTGGGCGCAACTGTCGTCACGCCGCTGGCCGCCATGGCGAATCCCAGCGCGACAGTGGCGGCGGCAGCCTATGACGCGATGTGTGGAGCGATCCTGGAGGCGGTCGCTAACGGCTGTGATGCCATCATGCTGGATCTGCACGGCGCCATGGTGGCGGAAAATGCAGCGGACGGCGAAGGCGAGCTGCTCGAAAGAATCCGCAAGATAGCGCCGTATACGCCGATCTGCGTGGCTCTAGACCTGCACGGCAATGTCACAAGAAAAATGGTGGCGAATGCCGACATCATCGTCAGTTTCAAGACTTATCCGCACATCGACATGTACGAAACCGGCGCACATGCCGGCCGTCTGCTGGCCGACATGCTGCAAGGGAAATGCCGTCCGCTGCTTGGCTGGTGTCAGTTGCCGCTGCTGTCGGCGACATTGACCAGCAACACCTCTTTACGTGCGATGCAACGCGCGGTGCAGGCCGCGCAAGCCGCCGAAACCGAGGCGGGCGTGCTGGCGGTGTCGGTGCTAGCCGGGTTCCCGCTGTCCGATTTTCGCGACGCAGGGATGTCGGTGGTGGTAGTGACGGATAACGATGCGGCGCTCGCTAACCGCGTGGCCGACCGCATCGCTCGCAGCATCTGGAACGAGCGTACCGATTTTGTCTATGACAGCAGACCGCTGCGGCAATCGCTGGCGCACGCCAGGGAATTGGCTGCAGCCGCGGGGCCGGGACCGGTGCTGCTGCTGGATCACAGCGATAACGTCATGTCGGGCGGCACTTGCAACACCATGGATGTGCTAGAAGCGGCGCTGGCGGAAGGCATGACTGATATCGGCGTGGGACCGATCAGCGATCCGCAGGCGGTGGCCGAGCTGATAGCCGTCGGCATCGGCGGGCAGGCGACGATCGCACTTGGCAACAATGTGTCGTTGTTGTCGCAAGGTATTGAGAAAACCCCGCTGCGATTGAGCGGCACGGTGCTGGCGATTAGCGACGGCCACTTCCATGTAACGGGGCCGATCTATACCGGCTCTTCCATGCAAATGGGAAAAAGCGTGTTGTTCGATATCGGCGCGGCGCAAATCGTGGTGGCAGAAGAGCGCGTGGAACCTTACGATCTCGGCGTCTTCACCAGTCTCGGCCTGGATCCGGCGCGCAAAACCTACCTGATCCTGAAGTCGCGTATGTATTGCCGCCCGGTGTTCGTCCCGATTAGCAAGGGTCTGGAAGAATGCGACTCCGATACCGGAGGGCCGACCAGCTCCAATTTCAATCTGTTCCCGATCCGTAACGTGCGCCGGCCGATTTATCCCCTGGACCAAGACACTCGCTGGTAA
- a CDS encoding Zn-dependent hydrolase translates to MDNKNISASASLRIDGDRLWLSLMELGAIGATPKGGVCRLALSDLDRQGRDLVGTWARNMGMSVTVDQIGNIFMRRPGRNNALPPVVTGSHIDTQPTGGKFDGNYGVLAGLEVVRTLNQHGIETEAPIEVAVWTNEEGSRFVPVMMGSGVFCGAFTLEHAYAATDTEGKNVKQELERIGYAGQQRCGDHPIGAYYEAHIEQGPVLEHADTIIGVVPAVLGQAWYDCTVTGFESHAGPTPMESRKDALQVATYIMQEVVAIAGRHGPYGRGTVGFVQVTPNSRNVIPGEVRFSVDMRNVSDATLDAMTTELGTYIGKLRATSGLDIVLQQVSYFPPCPFHPVCITQVRAAAALLGYPTMDVVSGAGHDAIYAARVAPAGMIFVPCKDGVSHNEIEDAKPEHLEAGANVLLHAMLASAVVAN, encoded by the coding sequence ATGGACAACAAGAATATATCGGCAAGCGCAAGCCTGCGCATAGACGGCGACCGCCTGTGGCTGTCGCTGATGGAGCTTGGCGCCATAGGCGCTACGCCTAAAGGCGGCGTCTGCCGCCTGGCCCTGAGCGATCTCGACAGACAGGGCCGCGACCTGGTCGGCACCTGGGCCAGGAACATGGGCATGAGCGTCACGGTTGACCAGATCGGCAATATCTTCATGCGCAGGCCTGGCCGCAACAATGCGCTGCCGCCAGTGGTCACCGGTTCGCACATCGACACCCAGCCGACCGGCGGCAAGTTCGACGGCAACTACGGCGTGCTGGCTGGCCTGGAGGTGGTGCGGACACTGAACCAGCATGGGATTGAAACCGAGGCTCCGATTGAAGTTGCGGTCTGGACCAATGAAGAAGGATCGCGTTTCGTGCCGGTGATGATGGGCTCGGGCGTGTTTTGCGGCGCCTTCACCTTGGAGCACGCCTACGCAGCCACCGATACCGAGGGCAAGAACGTCAAGCAGGAACTGGAGCGGATAGGCTATGCCGGCCAGCAGCGCTGCGGGGATCACCCGATCGGCGCCTATTACGAAGCGCACATCGAGCAGGGTCCGGTGCTGGAGCATGCCGATACCATCATAGGCGTGGTGCCCGCGGTGCTGGGACAGGCCTGGTACGACTGCACCGTCACCGGTTTCGAATCGCATGCCGGGCCGACGCCGATGGAGAGCCGCAAGGATGCGCTGCAAGTGGCTACCTACATCATGCAGGAAGTGGTGGCTATCGCCGGGCGTCATGGTCCTTACGGACGCGGCACGGTCGGTTTCGTGCAAGTGACGCCGAACAGCCGCAACGTGATTCCCGGCGAGGTCAGGTTTTCTGTCGATATGCGCAATGTCAGCGACGCTACGCTGGATGCGATGACGACCGAGCTCGGGACCTATATCGGCAAGTTGCGCGCCACCAGCGGCCTGGACATCGTCTTGCAGCAGGTTTCTTATTTTCCGCCCTGCCCTTTCCATCCGGTTTGCATAACACAGGTGCGGGCCGCCGCCGCCCTGCTCGGCTATCCCACCATGGATGTGGTTTCCGGCGCCGGTCATGACGCAATCTATGCGGCGCGGGTGGCGCCGGCCGGCATGATCTTCGTTCCCTGCAAGGATGGCGTCAGCCACAATGAAATCGAAGATGCCAAGCCGGAACATCTGGAAGCCGGCGCCAACGTGCTGCTGCATGCGATGCTAGCCAGCGCCGTCGTGGCAAATTGA
- a CDS encoding ABC transporter ATP-binding protein — MILQLEDIHSYYGKSHILQGVSITVAEAEVVTLLGRNGAGKTTTLKSIVGVLKPARGKVWFQGAELTGLPSFRIAARGLCLVPEHRGIFKLLTVEENLTMAAHRESPWQLADIYRIFPRLKERRKNGGGQLSGGEQQMLAIGRALMTAPKLLMLDEPVEGLAPVIVDEIVAQLKLIKASGIAIILVEQNLEVCTQLADRHYIVEQGRIVYSAGNAEFLADEQAKDRYLGVNLAPTPA, encoded by the coding sequence ATGATATTGCAGCTCGAAGATATTCATAGCTACTACGGAAAAAGCCATATCCTGCAAGGCGTCTCGATCACCGTCGCAGAGGCCGAAGTGGTGACCCTGCTGGGCCGCAACGGCGCCGGCAAGACCACTACGCTGAAGAGCATTGTCGGTGTGCTGAAACCAGCGCGGGGCAAGGTCTGGTTTCAAGGCGCAGAACTGACTGGCCTGCCATCCTTCCGTATCGCCGCGCGCGGTTTGTGCCTGGTGCCGGAGCATCGCGGCATTTTCAAGCTACTGACGGTGGAAGAAAACCTGACCATGGCAGCGCACCGCGAATCGCCATGGCAACTGGCCGACATCTACCGGATCTTTCCACGCCTGAAAGAGAGGCGCAAGAACGGCGGCGGCCAGCTGTCCGGCGGCGAGCAGCAGATGCTGGCGATCGGACGGGCCTTAATGACCGCTCCCAAACTGCTGATGCTGGACGAGCCGGTGGAGGGACTGGCGCCGGTGATCGTCGACGAGATCGTGGCGCAGCTGAAGCTGATCAAAGCCAGTGGCATTGCGATTATCCTGGTCGAACAGAATCTGGAAGTCTGCACCCAGCTGGCGGACCGCCATTACATCGTTGAACAGGGAAGGATCGTGTATAGCGCCGGCAATGCGGAATTCCTGGCGGATGAGCAGGCCAAGGACCGCTATCTCGGCGTCAACCTGGCGCCAACGCCGGCTTGA
- a CDS encoding ABC transporter ATP-binding protein, which translates to MNSPILKAVNVTKRYGKFTAVNGVSLDIMPGTVHSVIGPNGAGKTTLFHTLTGSTPISAGSILVQGEEVSHLPGFKRVHKGLARSFQVTSLFPNLSVRENLRLAAQGTRPDQAFNPWRRTEALTAACELAEALLVQLNLHTVAARITGELSHGQQRRLEVGMAMAGRPKVIFLDEPTSGMGIDDIAEMKRLIHGLRASYTVLLIEHNMDIVMDISDRITVMQQGQVLAEGKPDSIRGDERVRRAYLGSMITGGRA; encoded by the coding sequence ATGAACTCGCCGATTCTCAAGGCAGTCAATGTGACCAAGCGCTACGGCAAATTCACTGCAGTTAATGGCGTCAGCTTGGACATCATGCCTGGCACCGTGCATTCGGTGATCGGGCCCAATGGCGCCGGCAAGACCACGCTGTTCCATACGCTCACCGGCAGTACGCCGATCAGCGCCGGCAGCATCCTGGTGCAAGGCGAGGAAGTATCGCATCTGCCTGGTTTCAAACGAGTGCACAAGGGATTGGCGCGTTCGTTCCAGGTGACCAGCTTGTTCCCCAACCTGAGCGTGCGCGAAAACCTGCGGCTGGCGGCACAAGGAACGCGGCCGGACCAGGCCTTCAATCCATGGCGGCGGACGGAAGCGCTGACCGCGGCCTGCGAGCTGGCCGAGGCCCTTCTGGTGCAATTGAATTTGCACACTGTCGCCGCCCGCATCACAGGCGAACTGTCGCACGGCCAGCAGCGCAGGCTGGAAGTCGGCATGGCGATGGCGGGCCGTCCGAAGGTGATTTTCCTGGATGAGCCGACTTCTGGCATGGGCATCGACGACATCGCTGAAATGAAACGCCTGATCCATGGTCTGCGAGCCAGCTATACCGTGCTGCTGATTGAACACAATATGGATATCGTGATGGACATTTCAGACCGCATTACGGTGATGCAGCAGGGACAGGTCCTGGCGGAAGGCAAACCCGATTCCATCCGCGGCGACGAACGCGTGCGCCGTGCTTACCTGGGCAGCATGATCACGGGAGGCCGCGCATGA
- a CDS encoding branched-chain amino acid ABC transporter permease, with protein sequence MKNLVHFRFTLLVIAAVLILPLSLGSGTLATEVLIFALAALGCNLLLGYTGLMSFGQGIFLGIGSYAGGLSLLHWHLPLLPALFCAMLAGALVALLVGWFSIRQRGSYFVMLTLAFAQMFYFLAYTMKDITGGDNGLLNIPRPDLALFGHRLMATGSPWQYYAFVAVLFVATFWLLQRVVDSVFGRTLLAIRDNETRAAAVGYDVTRFKLAAFVISGAVTGLAGGLHAMMTGIAPLSNIEYHASESILIMTVIGGTGNLFASVLGAAFYVLIGNWLSSLWPRWLMLLGFLLIGVSLYMHKGLYGLTQSLLQKLRRRTVVEAAQINRNPAKEEQS encoded by the coding sequence ATGAAGAATCTTGTCCATTTCCGCTTCACCCTGCTGGTGATCGCCGCAGTCCTCATCCTGCCGTTGAGCCTCGGGTCCGGCACACTGGCGACCGAAGTCTTGATTTTCGCGCTGGCAGCGCTAGGCTGCAACCTGCTGCTTGGCTATACCGGGCTGATGTCCTTCGGCCAAGGAATTTTCCTCGGTATCGGCAGTTATGCGGGCGGCCTGTCGCTGTTGCATTGGCATCTGCCGCTGCTACCGGCCCTGTTCTGCGCGATGCTGGCGGGGGCCTTGGTAGCGTTGCTGGTGGGCTGGTTTTCGATTCGCCAGCGCGGCAGTTATTTTGTCATGCTGACGCTGGCCTTTGCCCAGATGTTTTACTTCCTCGCTTATACGATGAAGGACATCACCGGCGGCGACAATGGCTTGCTGAATATACCGCGGCCGGACCTGGCCCTGTTCGGCCATCGGTTGATGGCGACTGGCTCGCCATGGCAATACTACGCCTTCGTCGCCGTGCTGTTCGTAGCCACATTCTGGCTGCTGCAGCGCGTCGTCGATTCCGTGTTTGGCCGCACCCTGCTGGCGATACGCGACAATGAAACGCGCGCGGCCGCTGTCGGCTATGACGTCACCCGCTTCAAGCTGGCGGCGTTCGTGATATCCGGCGCTGTCACCGGCCTGGCGGGCGGCTTGCACGCGATGATGACCGGCATTGCGCCCTTGTCCAACATCGAATATCACGCCAGCGAATCGATACTGATCATGACCGTCATCGGCGGCACCGGCAATCTTTTTGCCTCCGTGCTTGGCGCGGCGTTCTATGTCCTGATCGGCAATTGGCTATCCAGCCTGTGGCCGCGCTGGCTCATGCTGCTGGGCTTTCTCCTGATTGGCGTCAGTCTTTACATGCACAAGGGCTTGTACGGCCTGACGCAATCGCTGCTGCAAAAATTGCGGCGGCGCACTGTGGTCGAAGCTGCGCAAATCAATCGCAATCCGGCCAAGGAGGAACAATCATGA
- a CDS encoding branched-chain amino acid ABC transporter permease gives MNIYLLQIVNGIGIGMLYFLLAVGLSIVFGLLRFVNFAHGAFFLLGAYLCFQLGELGMSFWWTLLAAPLTVGAFAWLVEKFVLRHIYQLPHHFHILFTVGLALVLQEAVISYWGPLGNNISPPDLLQGVIVAGDFVYPKYRLFVIAFTAVMALLLWWLLEGTRLGSIVRAGSESTEMVGLLGLNIDRIFSLVFALGAATAGLAGALAGPIRGVEPFMGVEALGIAFVVVVIGGLGSFFGALAGGILVGVLQSLMSTIWSEGAHLMIYIAMAAVMLLRPNGLFGRAS, from the coding sequence ATGAATATATATCTGCTGCAAATCGTCAACGGCATCGGTATCGGCATGCTGTATTTCCTGCTGGCGGTGGGCCTGAGCATCGTCTTCGGCCTGCTGCGTTTCGTCAACTTCGCGCACGGCGCCTTCTTCCTGCTCGGCGCCTACCTGTGCTTCCAGCTCGGCGAGCTAGGCATGAGTTTCTGGTGGACGCTGCTGGCGGCGCCGCTGACGGTAGGCGCATTCGCCTGGCTGGTGGAAAAATTCGTGCTGCGGCATATCTATCAGCTGCCGCATCATTTTCATATCCTGTTCACGGTCGGCCTGGCCTTGGTGTTGCAGGAAGCGGTGATTTCCTATTGGGGGCCGCTGGGCAATAATATTTCCCCGCCCGACCTGCTGCAAGGAGTGATCGTCGCCGGCGATTTCGTCTATCCCAAATACCGCTTGTTCGTGATCGCGTTTACTGCCGTCATGGCTTTGCTGCTGTGGTGGCTGCTGGAAGGCACCCGGCTTGGTTCGATTGTGCGCGCCGGCAGCGAATCGACCGAGATGGTCGGATTGCTGGGACTGAATATCGATCGCATCTTCAGCCTGGTGTTTGCGCTGGGCGCCGCCACCGCCGGCCTCGCCGGCGCCTTGGCGGGGCCGATACGCGGCGTTGAACCGTTCATGGGCGTGGAAGCTTTGGGGATCGCATTCGTGGTGGTGGTGATCGGCGGCCTTGGCAGTTTCTTCGGTGCGCTGGCCGGCGGCATCCTGGTGGGCGTGCTGCAAAGCCTGATGAGCACGATCTGGTCGGAAGGCGCGCACCTGATGATCTACATCGCCATGGCAGCGGTCATGCTGTTGCGCCCTAACGGCCTGTTCGGCCGTGCCAGCTAG
- a CDS encoding ABC transporter substrate-binding protein yields MKRRHFLQFTALAATPTSLLLNRPAFAQNAGAIQFACPLPMSGPFAANGKYAEMGMKLVLQKYNKVLGKELAYSVIDTEGKPATAVRKLQESIEKGTRFFAGGILSSESLAMGKEAEKGNSIFVTTAGADEITGSECNRATFRWSVPTFGAIEQTVRPLLEKLPKAKRWYTITPQYVFGDGLLNAAKAIFKEKGIEHVGNSYHSLAEKEFSGYLTNAIASKPDVLLLLNFGSQSSDALRQAVSFGMKNNMTILVAWASGLEQFEALGADICDGVYFGAQYWHGIDAPFNKEFVSIVNAGLKMDPNYSLAGSYICTKIMLDAMIKAGSSDPKAVIAAMEGMKYEGLTGTEEIRKGDHQVIKNYYLLKGKPKAKMRNKNDYADIVSFGKSFLPLDKTMCKLG; encoded by the coding sequence ATGAAGCGTCGACATTTCCTGCAATTTACAGCCCTGGCGGCAACCCCCACTTCCCTCTTGCTCAATCGTCCGGCCTTCGCTCAGAACGCGGGTGCGATTCAGTTTGCCTGCCCCCTGCCGATGTCGGGTCCGTTTGCCGCTAACGGCAAATATGCCGAGATGGGCATGAAACTCGTGTTGCAAAAATACAATAAGGTGCTGGGAAAGGAGCTCGCCTACAGCGTGATCGACACCGAAGGCAAACCGGCGACCGCAGTGCGCAAGTTGCAGGAGTCGATAGAAAAAGGGACTCGATTTTTCGCCGGCGGAATCCTGTCATCGGAATCGCTGGCCATGGGCAAGGAAGCGGAGAAGGGTAACAGCATTTTCGTCACCACCGCTGGCGCCGACGAAATCACTGGCAGCGAATGCAATCGCGCCACCTTCCGCTGGTCGGTGCCGACCTTCGGCGCCATCGAGCAAACCGTGCGGCCACTGCTGGAAAAGCTGCCGAAAGCCAAGCGCTGGTACACCATCACGCCGCAATATGTATTCGGCGACGGTTTGCTGAATGCGGCCAAGGCGATCTTCAAGGAAAAAGGCATAGAGCATGTCGGCAACAGCTATCACTCGCTGGCGGAAAAGGAATTCAGCGGCTACCTGACCAATGCCATCGCCAGCAAGCCGGACGTTTTGCTACTGCTGAATTTCGGTTCGCAATCCTCGGATGCGCTGCGCCAGGCGGTCAGCTTCGGCATGAAAAACAATATGACCATCCTGGTGGCCTGGGCCTCGGGCCTGGAGCAGTTCGAAGCCCTTGGCGCCGATATTTGCGACGGCGTGTATTTCGGCGCGCAGTACTGGCATGGCATCGATGCGCCATTCAACAAGGAATTCGTATCGATCGTCAACGCCGGCCTGAAGATGGATCCGAACTACAGCCTGGCCGGCTCCTACATCTGCACCAAGATCATGCTGGACGCCATGATCAAGGCTGGCAGCAGCGATCCGAAAGCAGTGATCGCGGCGATGGAAGGGATGAAGTACGAAGGCTTGACCGGTACCGAGGAGATCCGCAAGGGCGATCATCAGGTGATCAAGAATTACTACCTGCTCAAAGGCAAGCCGAAAGCGAAGATGCGCAACAAGAACGATTACGCCGACATCGTTTCCTTCGGCAAGTCCTTCCTGCCGCTCGACAAGACCATGTGCAAACTTGGCTGA
- a CDS encoding FadR/GntR family transcriptional regulator, translating to MSIRHQKRADLVAEEIKRLITEKNLCPGDKLPRENELQTTFGVSKSTIREALKSLEVQGLIKVTTGPTGGGTIVEVPLARTFQLMQNYLFFKDVSIDDIYAVRQLLEPELAAGAVAHLTEADFEALNHSIACCDPAAGHGNLLAERQEDVNFHDILGAANPNPFLRFCCAQINEMIRQLIVFENKTTAAEHKRFGDANVKIHTAIAEAARARDVPKVRELMAAHMVEATRYVKRMQGRVQGRLVLDSDVSQRVPPKR from the coding sequence ATGAGCATCCGGCACCAAAAACGTGCGGACCTAGTGGCCGAGGAAATCAAGCGGCTGATTACCGAAAAGAATCTTTGCCCCGGCGACAAGTTGCCGCGTGAAAACGAATTGCAGACGACTTTCGGCGTCAGCAAAAGCACCATACGCGAAGCGCTGAAATCGCTTGAGGTGCAAGGCTTGATCAAGGTAACCACCGGGCCAACCGGCGGCGGCACCATCGTTGAGGTGCCGCTGGCTCGCACCTTTCAGCTGATGCAGAACTATCTGTTTTTCAAGGATGTCAGCATCGACGACATCTATGCCGTGCGCCAGTTGCTGGAGCCGGAATTGGCGGCGGGCGCGGTCGCGCATCTGACCGAGGCAGATTTCGAAGCGCTCAACCACAGCATCGCCTGCTGCGATCCTGCTGCCGGCCATGGCAATCTGCTTGCCGAGCGCCAGGAAGACGTCAATTTCCACGACATTCTCGGCGCCGCCAATCCCAATCCTTTCCTGCGCTTTTGCTGCGCCCAGATCAATGAAATGATTCGCCAACTGATCGTCTTCGAGAACAAGACCACCGCAGCAGAACACAAGCGCTTCGGCGACGCCAACGTCAAGATCCACACCGCGATTGCTGAGGCAGCGCGCGCACGCGACGTGCCAAAGGTACGCGAGCTGATGGCCGCGCACATGGTAGAGGCGACGCGCTACGTCAAGCGCATGCAGGGGCGGGTGCAGGGGCGCTTGGTGCTGGATTCGGACGTGTCGCAGCGCGTCCCCCCTAAGCGATAA